In Phaeobacter piscinae, one genomic interval encodes:
- a CDS encoding DUF1992 domain-containing protein encodes MDHPLIDLINARIEKAEADGAFDNLSGAGKPLRHVDDPENALVNRLVQESGGVPEFVSLSRTLSDLRQQLIDTGDRTKRQDIMKEMSMLEARIDLARKAYGK; translated from the coding sequence ATGGACCACCCGCTGATTGACCTTATCAATGCCCGCATCGAGAAGGCGGAGGCCGATGGCGCTTTTGACAATTTGTCAGGGGCAGGCAAGCCGTTGCGCCACGTCGATGACCCGGAGAACGCGCTGGTCAATCGCTTGGTTCAGGAGAGTGGCGGGGTGCCGGAATTTGTCAGCTTGTCCCGGACGCTGTCCGATCTGCGACAGCAGCTGATCGACACAGGCGACCGGACAAAGCGTCAGGACATCATGAAAGAGATGTCCATGCTTGAGGCCCGTATTGATCTGGCACGTAAGGCTTATGGAAAATAG
- a CDS encoding MarR family winged helix-turn-helix transcriptional regulator — protein MPEPPVDTLQFPGHLIRRLHQISVALFADHMARNDIDLTPVQFAAIEAVAHEPGVDQATIAARIAYDRATLGKVIDRLEAKALIQRDVSTTDRRARVVTLTDSGHSLLRRALPIVEELQTDILTGLSPAEQVQMTTLLTKATQVGDRLRRAPHRAPAAPLKDD, from the coding sequence ATGCCAGAGCCACCGGTAGATACCTTGCAGTTCCCGGGCCATCTGATCCGGCGATTGCACCAAATATCTGTAGCGCTGTTTGCGGACCATATGGCACGCAATGACATAGACCTGACCCCGGTTCAGTTTGCCGCTATCGAAGCCGTGGCCCATGAACCCGGTGTAGATCAGGCGACGATTGCCGCCCGCATAGCCTATGATCGGGCGACGCTTGGCAAGGTGATTGACAGGCTGGAAGCCAAGGCGCTGATCCAGCGCGATGTCTCAACGACGGATCGGCGCGCTCGGGTGGTGACGCTGACCGACAGCGGGCATTCTCTGCTGCGCCGCGCCCTGCCGATTGTTGAGGAATTGCAGACCGATATTCTGACCGGCCTCAGCCCCGCCGAGCAGGTGCAGATGACCACACTACTGACGAAGGCTACGCAGGTCGGCGACCGTTTGCGCCGCGCACCGCACCGGGCGCCGGCAGCACCGCTGAAAGACGACTAA
- the mnmH gene encoding tRNA 2-selenouridine(34) synthase MnmH, whose translation MTIRFTSLSEILEQDYDCVIDVRSPAEFAEDHWPGAINLPVLDNEERAEVGTIYVQQSPFLARKVGAAKVFRNAADHVEQRLSHHSGSWRPLVYCWRGGQRSGSFTWLLQQIGWRADVVEGGYQSYRRLVNDYLYTTELPHRFVALDGYTGTAKTDILKRVQSLGGQVLDLEGLAHHRGSLLGDHPTPQPSQKAFESEIAGQLARMTPDRPVLVEAESSKIGARIIPPRLWSGMKRAPRIEIEASIAARCRYLLAGYDDILSNGDMLRVRLDGLRAHRSNAVVDGWLQLIDAGDKPALTEALMVQHYDPAYQTARRSIGADVVATLRAGDLGEADLDRLAADLLGELDQLSLG comes from the coding sequence ATGACCATTCGTTTTACATCGCTATCCGAAATACTTGAACAGGACTACGATTGTGTCATTGACGTGCGGAGTCCCGCCGAATTTGCCGAGGATCACTGGCCGGGTGCCATCAACCTGCCGGTTCTGGACAATGAAGAACGCGCCGAAGTCGGAACGATCTACGTTCAGCAAAGCCCGTTTTTGGCGCGCAAAGTGGGTGCGGCCAAAGTGTTTCGCAATGCCGCTGATCATGTTGAACAGCGGCTAAGCCATCATTCCGGTTCCTGGCGGCCACTGGTCTATTGCTGGCGGGGTGGTCAGCGCTCGGGCAGCTTTACCTGGTTGCTGCAACAGATCGGTTGGCGCGCCGATGTGGTTGAGGGCGGCTATCAAAGTTACCGCCGCCTGGTGAATGACTATCTATATACTACCGAACTGCCGCATCGTTTTGTGGCGCTTGATGGCTATACTGGCACCGCGAAAACCGACATTCTGAAACGGGTTCAGTCCCTTGGTGGGCAGGTTTTGGATCTGGAAGGGCTGGCGCATCATCGCGGCTCACTGCTGGGCGATCACCCGACGCCGCAGCCGAGCCAGAAGGCGTTCGAGTCTGAAATAGCTGGCCAGTTGGCGCGGATGACACCGGATCGCCCTGTACTGGTGGAGGCAGAATCCAGCAAAATTGGTGCGCGGATCATTCCGCCGCGACTGTGGTCAGGAATGAAACGCGCCCCGAGAATTGAGATTGAGGCCTCCATTGCTGCGCGCTGCCGCTACCTGTTGGCGGGGTACGACGACATCCTGTCCAATGGTGACATGCTGCGTGTCCGGTTGGATGGGTTGCGCGCGCATCGCTCCAACGCTGTGGTCGATGGCTGGTTGCAGTTGATTGATGCAGGCGACAAACCAGCGCTGACGGAGGCGTTGATGGTGCAGCATTACGATCCGGCCTATCAGACTGCGCGCCGGAGCATTGGTGCCGATGTTGTCGCGACACTTCGGGCCGGGGATCTTGGGGAGGCTGATCTGGACCGGCTGGCCGCCGATCTGCTTGGTGAACTTGATCAATTGTCGCTTGGATAA
- the selD gene encoding selenide, water dikinase SelD yields MHAAPLPQTKDVVLIGGGHTHALVLRKWGMRPLAGARLTVINPGPTAPYSGMLPGFVAGHYDRGALDIDLVKLARFAGARLILGAAEHIDTHARQVHVAGRPPIAYDVAAINLGITSAMPDMAGFKDHAIPAKPLGRFAASWATYLEGNGPAHVAVIGGGVAGVELILSMAHALRARRRLAQATLIDRGTILDDAGSKAQARLRKALHDLGVTVIEQATITQIEAAHVVLDDGRAIRSDFTTGAAGARPYAWLSNSGLDLQHGFVRVDSALQTSQTGVFASGDCAHFSTDPRPKAGVYAVRQAPVLYHNLRASLTKDPLRQYQPQKDYLKLISMGDKSAVGERFGQTFSGSWIWRWKDHIDQTFMAQFRDLPQMETPDLPPEHTHDLPEVLGEKPMCGGCGAKVGARALKATLSSAPEVRRADITPLPGDDAALLMTGGQQQVLSTDHLRAFTADPVVMARIAAVHALGDIWAMGAAPQAATANLILPKLSPELQARTLHEIMVAAGEIIRDAGADIVGGHTSVGDELTIGFSVTGLCHRQPITLAGAQPGDALILTKPLGTGVIMAAEMTGAADGAVVAGALTSMSQPQGQAAELLCGAHAMTDVTGFGLLGHLLGICEASKLGAELRLDAIPYLPGAAALSARGIRSSLFAENAAQLPEISTGGVQDLLFDPQTAGGLLAALPMRQAEALLPQLRTHAPNATIIGHMSDTAGAITLA; encoded by the coding sequence ATGCATGCAGCCCCCCTCCCCCAGACCAAAGACGTGGTGTTGATCGGCGGCGGGCACACGCATGCGCTGGTGCTGCGCAAATGGGGAATGCGCCCCCTGGCAGGTGCGCGTTTGACCGTGATCAACCCCGGCCCCACCGCGCCCTACTCCGGGATGCTGCCCGGCTTCGTCGCCGGGCACTATGATCGGGGCGCGCTGGACATTGATCTGGTGAAGCTGGCGCGCTTCGCAGGTGCGCGGCTTATTCTCGGGGCTGCGGAACACATCGATACACACGCCCGACAGGTACATGTCGCAGGCCGCCCGCCTATTGCCTACGACGTTGCAGCGATCAATCTCGGCATCACGTCCGCGATGCCGGACATGGCCGGGTTCAAGGACCACGCGATCCCGGCCAAGCCGCTGGGCCGCTTTGCCGCCAGCTGGGCTACATATCTTGAGGGAAATGGCCCGGCCCATGTTGCGGTGATCGGCGGTGGCGTGGCCGGGGTGGAACTGATCCTCTCCATGGCCCATGCCCTGCGCGCCCGCAGGCGACTGGCCCAGGCCACGCTGATTGACCGTGGCACCATCCTTGATGACGCAGGCAGCAAAGCTCAGGCCCGGCTGCGAAAAGCGCTGCATGATTTGGGTGTTACCGTGATTGAGCAGGCTACGATCACACAGATTGAAGCCGCCCATGTGGTGCTGGATGATGGCCGGGCCATCCGCTCCGATTTCACAACAGGCGCGGCGGGCGCGCGCCCGTATGCCTGGCTTTCCAATAGCGGTTTGGACCTGCAGCATGGTTTTGTCCGCGTGGACAGCGCCCTGCAAACCAGCCAGACAGGTGTCTTTGCCAGCGGCGACTGCGCCCACTTCAGCACGGATCCGCGCCCCAAGGCCGGGGTTTACGCGGTGCGTCAGGCGCCGGTGCTTTACCACAATTTGCGTGCCAGCCTGACCAAGGATCCGCTGCGCCAGTATCAACCGCAAAAGGACTATCTGAAACTGATCTCCATGGGCGACAAGAGTGCCGTGGGCGAACGGTTCGGCCAGACCTTCTCCGGCAGTTGGATCTGGCGGTGGAAAGACCACATTGATCAGACCTTCATGGCGCAGTTCCGCGACCTTCCGCAGATGGAAACCCCGGATTTGCCCCCGGAACACACCCATGACCTGCCCGAGGTACTTGGAGAAAAGCCGATGTGCGGTGGCTGCGGCGCGAAGGTTGGCGCCCGCGCGCTGAAGGCCACGCTCAGTTCAGCGCCAGAGGTGCGGCGCGCGGATATCACGCCCCTGCCCGGTGATGATGCAGCGCTGTTGATGACTGGTGGGCAGCAACAGGTTCTCAGCACCGATCACCTGCGGGCTTTTACTGCGGACCCTGTTGTGATGGCGCGGATCGCGGCGGTGCATGCGCTTGGCGATATCTGGGCCATGGGCGCCGCGCCGCAAGCCGCAACCGCCAATCTGATCCTGCCGAAACTGTCACCGGAGCTGCAGGCCCGGACCCTGCATGAAATCATGGTCGCCGCCGGTGAGATCATCCGCGACGCGGGGGCCGATATCGTTGGCGGCCACACCTCTGTCGGGGATGAGCTGACCATCGGGTTTAGTGTCACCGGGCTCTGTCACAGACAGCCCATCACCCTGGCCGGGGCGCAGCCCGGAGATGCGCTGATCCTGACCAAACCGCTTGGCACCGGTGTGATCATGGCCGCTGAAATGACCGGGGCTGCTGATGGGGCGGTCGTGGCGGGGGCTTTGACCTCCATGAGCCAGCCGCAAGGCCAGGCTGCTGAGCTGCTGTGCGGTGCCCATGCGATGACGGATGTGACCGGGTTCGGGTTGCTGGGGCATCTCCTTGGGATATGTGAGGCATCCAAGCTCGGCGCTGAGCTTCGTCTTGATGCGATCCCCTATCTGCCCGGTGCGGCTGCCCTGTCGGCGCGGGGGATCCGGTCCTCTCTGTTTGCGGAAAACGCCGCCCAGTTGCCGGAGATTTCCACCGGTGGCGTGCAGGATCTGTTGTTTGATCCGCAAACGGCCGGCGGCCTGCTGGCTGCACTCCCCATGAGGCAGGCAGAAGCCCTGTTGCCGCAACTGCGCACCCATGCCCCAAATGCCACCATCATCGGCCATATGTCAGATACGGCAGGCGCGATTACCCTCGCCTAA
- a CDS encoding Na+/H+ antiporter subunit G, with amino-acid sequence MDQFFDIVIAGFLVIGGVFGIVGSFGLLKLNDRMSRLHAPTKATTLGVGGVLLASMTHAAVYEHHLSVHELMITLFLFLTAPITANFIAKVHIHRHDTPDSLPDAGEDKIWATHKKPENEVIGPEV; translated from the coding sequence ATGGACCAATTCTTTGACATCGTCATTGCCGGGTTTCTCGTGATCGGCGGGGTGTTCGGTATCGTCGGCTCATTCGGCCTGCTGAAACTCAACGACCGCATGTCGCGGCTGCATGCGCCAACGAAGGCAACAACGCTGGGCGTCGGCGGTGTGCTTCTGGCCTCCATGACCCATGCAGCGGTTTATGAGCACCATCTGTCGGTGCATGAGCTGATGATCACTCTGTTCCTGTTCCTGACCGCCCCGATCACGGCAAATTTCATTGCCAAGGTACATATCCACCGCCATGACACCCCGGACAGCCTGCCGGACGCAGGCGAGGACAAAATCTGGGCGACCCATAAGAAGCCCGAGAACGAAGTGATCGGGCCTGAGGTCTGA
- a CDS encoding K+/H+ antiporter subunit F yields MIETAAIFAFVCFALSLLMNLWKVVSAEDVADRILALDTMFINAIALMVLYGLALGTEIFFEAAMIIAMLGFVSTVAYARFILRGNIIE; encoded by the coding sequence ATGATCGAAACTGCTGCAATTTTTGCGTTCGTCTGCTTTGCATTGTCGCTGCTGATGAACCTCTGGAAGGTCGTCTCGGCCGAGGATGTTGCTGACCGGATCCTCGCCCTGGACACCATGTTCATCAACGCGATCGCGCTTATGGTGCTTTATGGCTTGGCGCTTGGGACTGAGATCTTCTTTGAGGCGGCAATGATCATCGCCATGCTGGGATTTGTCTCCACTGTGGCCTATGCGCGGTTCATCCTGCGCGGCAATATCATCGAGTGA
- a CDS encoding Na+/H+ antiporter subunit E: MKLMRRILPHPILTLVLTVTWLLLVNGWSLNSLVFGFMLGVLIPFLTQPYWPQQLKMKGPMKIIGYVLIVLYDIVVANLVVAKIVLFKPNSRRHPNWVTVPLELRTPEAITVLAATITMTPGTVSADLSAEGHALLVHCLDAPDPEAVRDDIKDRYERRLKEIFE; encoded by the coding sequence ATGAAGCTGATGCGCCGCATACTGCCGCACCCGATCCTAACACTGGTGCTGACTGTGACCTGGCTGCTGCTGGTCAACGGCTGGTCTCTGAACTCCTTGGTCTTTGGCTTCATGCTGGGGGTTTTGATCCCCTTCCTGACGCAGCCCTACTGGCCGCAACAGCTGAAGATGAAAGGCCCGATGAAGATCATCGGCTATGTCCTCATCGTGCTTTACGATATTGTGGTTGCCAATCTGGTGGTCGCCAAGATCGTGCTGTTCAAACCCAATTCCCGCCGTCACCCCAATTGGGTGACTGTGCCGCTGGAGCTGCGCACGCCCGAGGCGATCACGGTATTGGCCGCAACAATCACCATGACCCCGGGGACCGTATCGGCGGACCTTTCGGCCGAGGGCCATGCGCTGCTGGTGCATTGCCTGGATGCGCCCGATCCGGAGGCGGTGCGCGACGACATCAAAGACCGCTACGAACGTCGCCTGAAGGAGATCTTCGAATGA
- a CDS encoding monovalent cation/H+ antiporter subunit D, protein MNHLVIAPIVLPALVAPFIIMVLRYHLDLQRIFSVASSVLVLCLTLALAAQAADGTVQVYELGDWPAPFGIVLVLDRLSAMMIVLTSVLALAVVLYAIGTGWDSRGANFHALFQFQIMGILGAFMTGDAFNLFVFFEVLLIASYGLMIHAGGAKRFQAGVQYVVYNLLGSTLFLFALGTIYAVTGTLNMADLAVRVAEMSAEETALLRVGAVMLLLVFAIKAAVLPLHFWLPASYSHAPLPVAALFAIMTKVGAYSILRVYTLIFGPDVAITEGLVGDWLLPAALLTLAVGAVGVLGSREIGRLVAFGAITSMGTLLISIALFTPAATSAALYYIVHSTLATALMFLIADQVMERQGGAVAAMRLMPQSGLLSVMFFVAAIALAGMPPLSGFIGKLLVMDAARDHDLVWWIWAVILIGSLVTIIGLARAGTLIFWKSHGLPDSDVDPDAVANAEDDDLLDGEATAAPAAAPVLPLVVCFALMTALVMLTVFAGPMTRYADATAAQLFTPTAYIETVLGGASK, encoded by the coding sequence ATGAACCACCTTGTGATTGCGCCGATTGTCCTGCCGGCCCTTGTCGCACCCTTCATTATCATGGTGCTGCGCTACCATCTGGATCTGCAACGGATTTTTTCCGTTGCCAGCAGCGTGCTGGTACTGTGCCTGACGCTGGCGCTGGCCGCGCAAGCGGCAGATGGCACCGTGCAGGTCTATGAATTGGGCGACTGGCCTGCCCCCTTTGGGATCGTGCTTGTGCTGGATCGGCTGTCGGCGATGATGATCGTCCTCACCTCGGTGCTGGCGCTGGCGGTGGTGCTTTATGCGATTGGCACCGGTTGGGATTCCCGTGGTGCTAATTTCCACGCGTTGTTCCAGTTCCAGATCATGGGCATTCTGGGGGCCTTCATGACCGGGGATGCCTTCAACCTGTTTGTGTTCTTCGAGGTGCTGCTGATTGCCTCCTACGGGCTGATGATCCACGCAGGCGGTGCCAAACGGTTTCAGGCCGGGGTGCAATATGTGGTCTATAACCTCTTGGGCTCCACCCTGTTTCTGTTTGCCCTCGGCACCATCTACGCCGTCACCGGCACGCTGAACATGGCGGATCTGGCGGTCCGTGTGGCCGAGATGTCCGCCGAAGAAACCGCGCTTCTTAGAGTGGGCGCAGTGATGCTGCTCTTGGTTTTTGCGATCAAGGCTGCGGTTCTGCCGCTGCATTTTTGGTTGCCGGCCTCCTACAGCCATGCGCCCCTGCCTGTTGCTGCCCTGTTTGCGATCATGACCAAGGTCGGCGCTTATTCGATCCTGCGCGTCTACACCCTGATTTTTGGCCCGGACGTCGCAATCACCGAAGGGTTGGTTGGCGACTGGCTGCTGCCTGCGGCGCTGTTGACGCTTGCGGTCGGGGCTGTTGGTGTCCTCGGCTCTCGTGAGATCGGACGGCTGGTGGCCTTTGGCGCGATCACATCGATGGGCACGCTGCTGATTTCAATCGCGCTGTTTACCCCGGCTGCCACCAGCGCGGCGCTCTACTACATTGTCCATTCTACGCTAGCGACAGCACTGATGTTCCTGATAGCCGATCAGGTGATGGAGCGTCAGGGCGGCGCGGTTGCGGCGATGCGGTTGATGCCGCAGAGCGGACTGCTGTCTGTGATGTTCTTTGTTGCTGCGATTGCGCTGGCGGGGATGCCGCCGCTCTCCGGCTTCATTGGCAAGCTGCTGGTGATGGACGCCGCCCGGGATCATGATCTGGTCTGGTGGATCTGGGCGGTAATCCTGATCGGCTCTCTCGTGACGATCATAGGCCTCGCCCGTGCCGGCACGCTGATTTTCTGGAAAAGCCATGGTTTGCCGGACAGCGATGTTGATCCTGATGCAGTCGCAAATGCTGAGGACGACGATCTTCTGGACGGTGAGGCAACCGCAGCCCCTGCGGCGGCACCGGTTCTGCCGCTGGTTGTCTGCTTTGCCCTGATGACCGCACTTGTAATGCTCACCGTCTTTGCCGGGCCGATGACGCGTTATGCCGATGCAACCGCGGCCCAGCTGTTCACGCCGACCGCCTATATCGAAACCGTCCTCGGGGGGGCCTCAAAATGA
- a CDS encoding Na+/H+ antiporter subunit C, producing MEILVASAVGVLTAAGIYLILRRRSFPVILGLSLVSYAVNVFLFATGRLMTNAPAILNKYEEVAYTDPLPQALVLTAIVISFGMTAVVVMIALGAYLSSQDDRINLSDDDAKAGEDA from the coding sequence ATGGAAATTCTAGTCGCTTCGGCCGTGGGCGTTCTGACCGCGGCCGGCATCTACCTGATCCTGCGCCGTCGCAGCTTTCCCGTTATTCTTGGGCTGTCGCTGGTGTCCTATGCGGTGAACGTGTTCCTGTTTGCCACGGGCCGTCTGATGACCAACGCGCCAGCGATCCTCAACAAATACGAAGAGGTGGCCTATACCGATCCACTGCCGCAGGCGCTGGTGCTCACCGCGATCGTGATCTCCTTTGGCATGACTGCCGTTGTCGTGATGATCGCGCTTGGGGCCTATCTGTCGTCGCAGGATGACCGGATCAACCTCAGCGACGACGATGCGAAAGCAGGAGAAGACGCATGA
- a CDS encoding monovalent cation/H+ antiporter subunit A produces the protein MSLFLIAALPFLGAVFPALLIRAGRNASASAAGLTTLLAFIGLMLHAPAVMRGEVIQAQFDWLPALGLNANFFLDGLGFLFAGLILGIGLLIILYARFYLSREDPMGNFYTYLLLFQGAMVGIVTSDNILLLLIFWELTSLSSFLLIGYWKHLPEGRQGARMALTVTGAGGLAMIGGMLILGNIVGSYDLTVILGAKEVIQASPLYLPALILILIGAFTKSAQFPFHFWLPHAMAAPTPVSAYLHSATMVKAGLFLMARMWPVLAGTPEWFYIVATTGLITMVLGAIIALFKDDLKALLAFSTVSHLGLITMLLGFGTKFAAVAAVFHIINHATFKAALFMSAGIVDHEAHTRDIKRLGGLRHLMPITFAIATVAALSMAGIPPFNGFLSKEMMLEETVHTAWAGSHYLVPGLALLGALFSAAYSFRFIAHVFLGPKRDDYPATPHDPGAGMWLAPAFLVGLVVLIGLFSAKIVGPLVATAASAVIGGEKLPYYSLKLWHGFTPALYMSMVAVVGGVVLLMLHKPLMRLWNATPRPEAKVIFEALIAALTRLARGITDGMHNGSMPRYGGIMITFTAVLSYYAYQSGTLAAPTRTLQDAGLIPILGWASLLIATGFLVAMHRNRLLALVLIGVVGLVVSMGFNYMSAPDLALTQISVEVVTIILMLLALNFMPKETPVESSGGARLRDISIASIAGLGVGGLIYALMTRDFIGETISGFHLENSYKGGGGTNVVNVILVDFRGFDTFGEIIVLGIAALVIFALTEAVLGTRVRAYLLNRKPDLPQAGDSHPMMMVVATRVMMPLALMVAAYIFFRGHNLPGGGFIAGLIAAIAVIMQYMASGFAWATERQRYPYHGIIGSGVLIAAATGMGSWFSGQPFLTSAFGYIHWAPLEEFEWATAALFDLGVFLAVVGAVLLALESLSRFAWQPGTDSTHAMDINPARDDVAKTENEG, from the coding sequence GTGTCCCTGTTCCTGATTGCAGCCCTGCCCTTTCTGGGCGCGGTATTCCCCGCGCTATTGATCCGTGCCGGGCGCAATGCCTCGGCATCGGCGGCAGGCCTGACAACATTGCTCGCATTCATCGGACTGATGCTGCACGCCCCGGCGGTGATGCGCGGGGAGGTCATTCAGGCGCAATTCGACTGGCTGCCCGCCCTGGGGCTGAACGCCAACTTCTTTCTTGACGGGCTAGGCTTCCTCTTTGCGGGGTTGATCCTTGGTATTGGCCTGCTGATCATCCTTTATGCGCGGTTTTACCTGTCGCGCGAAGATCCGATGGGCAATTTCTACACCTATCTGCTGCTGTTTCAGGGCGCGATGGTGGGTATTGTCACATCCGATAACATCCTGTTGCTGCTGATTTTCTGGGAACTCACCTCGCTCAGCTCCTTTCTGCTGATCGGTTACTGGAAACATCTGCCGGAAGGGCGCCAGGGCGCGCGCATGGCGTTGACTGTCACCGGTGCGGGTGGTCTGGCCATGATCGGTGGCATGCTGATCCTCGGCAATATCGTTGGATCCTATGACCTGACCGTCATCCTCGGCGCGAAGGAGGTCATCCAAGCCTCGCCGCTTTATCTGCCCGCCTTGATCCTGATCCTGATCGGCGCGTTCACAAAGTCAGCCCAGTTCCCGTTTCATTTCTGGCTGCCCCACGCAATGGCGGCGCCTACCCCGGTATCGGCCTATCTGCACTCTGCCACGATGGTGAAGGCAGGTCTGTTCCTGATGGCGCGGATGTGGCCCGTTCTGGCCGGCACGCCTGAGTGGTTTTATATCGTTGCCACAACCGGGCTGATCACCATGGTGCTGGGTGCGATCATCGCCCTGTTCAAGGATGATCTGAAGGCGCTTCTGGCGTTTTCAACCGTCAGCCATCTGGGGTTGATCACCATGCTCTTGGGCTTTGGCACCAAGTTTGCGGCGGTGGCCGCAGTGTTCCACATCATCAACCACGCGACCTTCAAGGCGGCGTTGTTTATGAGTGCCGGCATTGTCGACCACGAGGCCCATACACGTGACATCAAGCGTCTTGGCGGCCTGCGGCACCTGATGCCGATCACTTTTGCCATTGCGACGGTTGCAGCGCTGTCGATGGCCGGCATTCCGCCCTTCAACGGCTTCCTGTCCAAGGAAATGATGCTTGAGGAAACCGTGCACACGGCCTGGGCTGGCTCACATTATCTGGTGCCTGGCCTCGCGCTGCTGGGGGCGCTGTTCTCTGCGGCGTATTCGTTCCGGTTTATCGCCCATGTGTTCCTCGGTCCGAAACGAGATGATTATCCGGCGACCCCGCATGATCCGGGTGCCGGTATGTGGCTGGCGCCTGCGTTCCTCGTCGGTCTGGTGGTGCTGATCGGCCTGTTCTCGGCGAAGATTGTCGGGCCACTTGTGGCCACAGCGGCCTCTGCGGTCATCGGTGGCGAGAAACTGCCCTATTACTCTCTGAAACTCTGGCACGGGTTTACCCCGGCGCTCTATATGTCGATGGTCGCGGTTGTTGGCGGTGTGGTGCTGCTGATGCTGCACAAGCCACTGATGCGTCTGTGGAATGCCACTCCGCGCCCTGAGGCAAAGGTGATTTTCGAGGCGCTGATTGCTGCCCTGACCCGCCTCGCGCGCGGGATCACCGACGGGATGCACAATGGCTCTATGCCGCGGTATGGCGGGATCATGATCACCTTCACGGCGGTGCTGTCCTACTACGCCTATCAATCCGGCACATTGGCCGCCCCGACACGAACCCTTCAGGATGCGGGCCTGATTCCGATCCTCGGTTGGGCGAGCCTGTTGATCGCCACTGGTTTCCTTGTCGCGATGCACCGAAATCGCCTGCTGGCACTGGTGCTGATTGGTGTTGTTGGTCTCGTGGTCTCCATGGGCTTCAACTACATGTCGGCCCCGGATCTCGCCCTGACGCAGATTTCGGTCGAGGTGGTCACTATCATCCTGATGCTGCTGGCGTTGAACTTCATGCCGAAAGAAACCCCGGTCGAAAGCTCCGGCGGTGCCCGTCTGCGCGATATCTCCATTGCCAGCATCGCAGGTCTGGGCGTCGGCGGGCTGATCTATGCCCTCATGACCCGTGATTTCATCGGCGAGACGATTTCCGGCTTTCACCTTGAGAACTCCTACAAGGGCGGCGGCGGCACCAATGTGGTCAATGTGATCCTGGTCGATTTCCGGGGCTTTGACACCTTTGGCGAGATCATCGTGCTGGGGATTGCTGCACTGGTGATTTTTGCCCTGACCGAAGCGGTCTTGGGCACCCGCGTGCGGGCCTATCTGCTGAACCGCAAACCGGATCTGCCACAGGCCGGTGACTCCCATCCGATGATGATGGTGGTGGCGACCCGCGTGATGATGCCGCTGGCACTGATGGTGGCGGCCTATATCTTCTTCCGGGGGCATAATCTGCCCGGCGGTGGCTTTATCGCCGGTCTGATCGCAGCGATTGCTGTCATCATGCAATATATGGCGTCTGGCTTTGCCTGGGCGACCGAGCGGCAGCGCTACCCCTACCATGGCATCATCGGGTCCGGCGTGCTGATTGCCGCCGCAACCGGCATGGGGTCGTGGTTCAGTGGCCAACCATTCCTGACCAGCGCCTTTGGCTACATCCATTGGGCACCGCTGGAGGAGTTCGAATGGGCCACTGCGGCGCTGTTTGATCTCGGCGTGTTCCTGGCCGTCGTCGGCGCGGTTCTGCTGGCGCTGGAGAGCCTGTCGCGCTTTGCCTGGCAGCCTGGGACCGACAGCACCCATGCGATGGATATCAACCCGGCCCGCGATGATGTGGCCAAGACCGAGAACGAGGGCTGA